A single window of Microbispora hainanensis DNA harbors:
- a CDS encoding 2-hydroxyacid dehydrogenase yields the protein MTWNVLALPPLPEDAVRGLLADLDGRVEVRVPARHDRAALLDALPEAEIVVGDWSGALALDAEAVRLAPRLAFVQQPSVGVDGHDLEALARAGVPLANTAGVNAAAVAEWCLAAALALLRHLADGDRAMRAGEWPQFAYQRRELSGCRVGVIGFGPIGAACARMFGALGCRVSYWSRTPKPETYGADYADLDTLVAGSDVVVLAVALAPETVGLIDAARIARMPRGSVLVNAARGAVVDNAALLTALESGHLAGAALDVYDSEPPAPDDPLRSCPQVLLSPHAAGVTPEATTRLIRCVLDNLTAATEGRPVVNVVNGADPLVRRRVPGG from the coding sequence GTGACGTGGAATGTTCTTGCCCTGCCACCGCTCCCGGAGGACGCGGTGCGCGGCCTGCTCGCCGACCTCGACGGCCGCGTCGAGGTGCGCGTCCCCGCCCGCCACGACCGCGCGGCGCTGCTCGACGCACTGCCCGAGGCCGAGATCGTCGTCGGCGACTGGAGCGGGGCCCTGGCCCTCGACGCGGAGGCCGTACGGCTGGCGCCGCGCCTGGCGTTCGTGCAGCAGCCGTCGGTCGGCGTCGACGGGCACGACCTGGAGGCGCTGGCCCGCGCCGGGGTGCCCCTCGCCAACACGGCGGGGGTGAACGCCGCCGCGGTGGCCGAATGGTGCCTGGCCGCCGCGCTGGCGCTGCTGCGCCATCTCGCGGACGGCGACCGGGCCATGCGGGCGGGGGAGTGGCCGCAGTTCGCCTACCAGCGCCGCGAGCTGTCCGGCTGCCGGGTGGGGGTGATCGGTTTCGGGCCGATCGGCGCGGCCTGCGCCCGCATGTTCGGCGCGCTCGGCTGCCGGGTCTCCTACTGGTCGCGCACGCCCAAGCCCGAGACGTACGGCGCGGACTACGCGGATCTCGACACGCTGGTGGCGGGCAGCGACGTGGTCGTCCTGGCCGTGGCGCTCGCGCCCGAGACCGTCGGGCTGATCGACGCGGCGCGGATCGCCCGCATGCCCAGGGGATCGGTGCTGGTCAACGCGGCCAGGGGCGCGGTGGTCGACAACGCGGCGCTGTTGACCGCGCTGGAGTCCGGTCACCTCGCCGGAGCGGCGCTGGACGTGTACGACAGCGAGCCCCCGGCGCCGGACGACCCGTTGCGCTCCTGTCCGCAGGTCCTGCTGTCGCCGCACGCCGCCGGGGTGACGCCCGAGGCGACGACGCGGCTGATCCGGTGCGTGCTCGACAACCTCACCGCCGCGACGGAAGGCCGTCCGGTGGTCAACGTGGTCAACGGCGCCGATCCCCTGGTCCGCCGTCGCGTGCCCGGCGGATGA
- a CDS encoding CaiB/BaiF CoA transferase family protein, whose product MEESRGPLTGIRVLELAGLAPGPFAGMMLADHGAEVLRVDRVKAVSDTPRRDVMDRGKRTIGLDLKSPEGVAAFKRLAERADVVIEVFRPGVAERLGIGPADLHAVNERLVYGRMTGWGQDGPLASTAGHDIDYIAIAGVLSMLGRAGEKPTPPINILGDFAGGGLMLAYGVLLALLERERTGRGRVVDAAMVDGAALLFSMFYAGVHSGHWGPRGTNLLDTGAPMYDTYETADGGHLAVGPLEPRFWAEMLARMGVEDMPDRDDPANWPAIRERLTEIFRSRTRAEWEAVFEGSDACVSPVLDPREAVRHPHNRARGTFVEVDGLPQAAPAPRLVGAPRGDLSPATRLHDLSAWGLPADEAKALRAAGVLA is encoded by the coding sequence ATGGAGGAGTCGCGGGGGCCGCTGACAGGGATCCGGGTGCTTGAGCTGGCCGGTCTCGCACCCGGGCCGTTCGCCGGGATGATGCTGGCCGACCACGGCGCCGAGGTGCTGCGCGTCGACCGGGTGAAGGCCGTGAGCGACACCCCGCGCCGCGACGTCATGGACCGCGGCAAGCGCACGATCGGCCTCGACCTGAAGTCGCCGGAGGGCGTGGCCGCCTTCAAGCGGCTGGCCGAGCGGGCCGACGTGGTGATCGAGGTGTTCCGGCCCGGAGTCGCCGAACGGCTCGGCATCGGGCCCGCCGACCTCCACGCGGTCAACGAGCGGCTGGTCTACGGCCGCATGACCGGCTGGGGACAGGACGGCCCGCTCGCCTCCACGGCGGGGCACGACATCGACTACATCGCGATCGCCGGGGTGCTGTCGATGCTGGGCCGCGCGGGCGAGAAGCCCACCCCGCCGATCAACATCCTGGGCGACTTCGCCGGCGGCGGGCTCATGCTGGCGTACGGCGTGCTGCTGGCGCTGCTGGAACGCGAGCGCACCGGACGCGGCCGGGTGGTGGACGCCGCGATGGTCGACGGCGCGGCGCTGCTGTTCTCGATGTTCTACGCCGGGGTGCACTCCGGTCACTGGGGCCCGCGCGGCACCAACCTCCTCGACACCGGCGCGCCCATGTACGACACGTACGAGACGGCCGACGGCGGCCATCTCGCCGTGGGCCCGCTCGAACCGCGGTTCTGGGCCGAGATGCTCGCCCGGATGGGTGTGGAGGACATGCCCGACCGCGACGACCCGGCCAACTGGCCGGCCATCAGGGAGCGGCTGACCGAGATCTTCCGGTCGCGCACCCGGGCCGAGTGGGAGGCGGTCTTCGAAGGGTCCGACGCGTGCGTGTCCCCTGTGCTCGACCCGCGCGAGGCCGTACGGCATCCGCACAACCGGGCGCGCGGCACGTTCGTGGAGGTCGACGGGCTGCCGCAGGCCGCGCCCGCGCCCCGGCTGGTCGGCGCGCCGCGCGGCGACCTGTCCCCGGCCACCCGGCTGCACGACCTGAGCGCCTGGGGCCTGCCCGCCGACGAGGCGAAGGCCCTGCGCGCCGCCGGTGTGCTCGCCTGA